Within the Planctomycetota bacterium genome, the region GCCAACGCATCGCCCGCTCCCACGCCGATGGGAGCGGGCAGCCGCGCGCCGTGGCGGGGTGTTTGATTCGCGCCGCGCTTTGCTCGCGACAAGCATCGCTCCCATCATTTTTCCAAGGAACCGCTCGTGCTGAAAAACCCGCTGCTGGCGACGCCGAATCGCATTTTGCCGGCGTTGGTGACCCCGCTGACGCCCAACGGCGATTTGGACGTGGCCAGCGCGGAACGGCTGATCGACCATCTTTACACGCGTGGCGTGGGTGGTTTGTACGTCACCGGGAGCACCGGCGAAGGGATTTACCTCGACTTTGAAATCCGCCGCCGGTTGGTTGAATTGGCCGTCAGCATGTCCGCCAACCGTGGGCAAGTTGTGGTCCACGTCGGCGCGATCCAAACCTCGGCGGCGTTGCAGTTGGCCGCGCACGCGGCAAAAGTCGGGGCCACGGCCGTGAGCAGCATTCCGCCGTTCGTGGGCGGCTTCAGTTGGCCCGAGGTGCATGACTATTACCGCCGCCTGGGGGAAGCTAGTCCGTTGCCCGTGGTGGCCTATTACATTCCAGGGCTGACGGGCCAGACGTTCTCGGTCGACCAGTTGGCGTCGCTTTTGTCGCTGCCGAACATCGTCGGTTTCAAGAGTACCGACACCAATTTATACCTGATGCAACGGCTGCTGTCGCGATTCAGTTCCGACCAAATCATGTACAACGGCCCTGACGAATTGTTGGCCATGGGGCTCGGCATGGGTGCCCACGGTGGAATTGGCACCACTTATAATTTCATGCCGGAACTGATTCTGCAGGTGGCCCGGTATGTGGCCGCGGGGCAACTGCGCGAGGCCACGCAAGTGCAGAAACAGGTCAACGAGATCATCGAAGCGCTACTGCGACACCAAGGACTAGCCGCCTCGAAGCAAATTCTCTACTGGCAAGGGTTAATTGACCATCCCGATTGCGCGGCGCCGCGAGCGCCGCTTACGCCGCCCGCTCAAGCTGAAC harbors:
- a CDS encoding dihydrodipicolinate synthase family protein, with the translated sequence MLKNPLLATPNRILPALVTPLTPNGDLDVASAERLIDHLYTRGVGGLYVTGSTGEGIYLDFEIRRRLVELAVSMSANRGQVVVHVGAIQTSAALQLAAHAAKVGATAVSSIPPFVGGFSWPEVHDYYRRLGEASPLPVVAYYIPGLTGQTFSVDQLASLLSLPNIVGFKSTDTNLYLMQRLLSRFSSDQIMYNGPDELLAMGLGMGAHGGIGTTYNFMPELILQVARYVAAGQLREATQVQKQVNEIIEALLRHQGLAASKQILYWQGLIDHPDCAAPRAPLTPPAQAELRRSLERTSLASTWVR